A genomic region of Oncorhynchus mykiss isolate Arlee chromosome 16, USDA_OmykA_1.1, whole genome shotgun sequence contains the following coding sequences:
- the LOC110492169 gene encoding serine/threonine-protein phosphatase 4 regulatory subunit 2-A — translation MEIDTLLEAFTNFEKKGKKDTCPALDQLLSHVAKTGETMISWSQFKSYFLFKLEKVMDDFRTLSPDQRDPSNPNVEYIPFEEMKERILKIVDGYNGIPFTIQRLCELLTDPKRNYTGTDKFLRGVEKNVMVVSSVYPTSEKNGATSVNKMNGVMFPGNNTSIYSERNINGPGTPRPLNRQKLLLSTSLATNGLPDSTDDKEPLTEQEENVVSDSSVSESNTTKSSLMKTKHPEEDATEAESHEVKRLKFDKDMDEDEEVDTEMSCPEPAQSSSDKPESSTDIVEEEKDKSADMLTTNDHEPSSTQTEEPFEEETAETSEKEAESGPTNSLKSDSTMDQSEGQLAQSGKDLRLEEQGEGDCSESVSSSNGEGAPSEEPVPSSSPRSKVESSAEGADAENSLESPETADEPMEQD, via the exons ATGGAAATTGACACACTTTTGGAGGCTTTCACGA ACTTTGAGAAGAAAGGGAAGAAGGATACCTGTCCTGCCCTGGATCAACTTTTGTCTCATGTCGCCAAAACGGGAGAAACGAT GATTTCATGGTCGCAGTTCAAAAGTTATTTCCTGTTTAAACTTGAGAAAGTAATGGATGACTTCAGAACCTTGTCGCCAGACCAGCGAGATCCATCCAATCCTAATGTGGAGTACATTCCTTTTGAGGAGATGAAGGAAAGGATTCTCAAAATTGTAGATGGGTACAACGG TATTCCGTTCACCATCCAGCGTCTGTGTGAGTTACTTACTGACCCTAAGAGGAACTACACTGGAACAGACAAGTTCCTCAGGGGAGTGGAGAAG AATGTGATGGTGGTCAGCTCTGTATATCCTACCTCAGA GAAAAATGGGGCAACCAGTGTAAACAAAATGAATGGAGTGATGTTCCCTGGCAATAATACCTCTATTTATTCAGAAAG GAATATAAATGGACCAGGCACCCCAAGGCCACTGAACAGACAAAAGCTATTGCTATCCACCTCTCTTGCTACAAACGGTCTTCCTGACAGCACAGACGATAAGGAGCCACTCACAGAACAAGAGGAGAATGTTGTCAG TGATTCCTCTGTATCGGAAAGTAATACCACAAAAAGCAGTCTGATGAAGACCAAGCATCCAGAAGAGGATGCGACGGAGGCAGAGAGCCATGAAGTGAAAAGGCTGAAGTTTGACAAAGACATGGATGAAGATGAGGAGGTAGACACGGAGATGTCCTGTCCTGAACCTGCCCAAAGCTCATCAGACAAGCCAGAATCGTCAACAGACATTGTTGAGGAAGAAAAAGACAAGTCTGCTGATATGCTCACCACAAACGATCAtg AACCTTCTAGCACTCAGACAGAAGAGCCCTTTGAGGAAGAGACAGCGGAGACATCAGAGAAAGAGGCTGAGTCTGGCCCTACCAACAGTCTAAAAAGTGACAGCACCATGGACCAGTCAGAGGGGCAGCTTGCTCAGTCAGGGAAGGATCTACGTTTAGAGGAACAGGGGGAAGGGGATTGCAGTGAGTCAGTCAGTAGCAGCAATGGGGAGGGAGCACCCAGTGAAGAGCCTGTCCCATCTTCCTCTCCCAGAAGTAAAGTTGAGTCGTCGGCAGAAGGCGCTGATGCAGAAAACAGTTTAGAAAGCCCAGAGACCGCAGATGAGCCCATGGAACAGGACTAA
- the LOC110491084 gene encoding guanylyl cyclase-activating protein 2, protein MGQRLSEESDSDQEIDVAELQEWYKKFVVECPSGTLYMHEFKSFFGVTNNKEAADYIENMFRAFDKNGDNTIDFLEYVAALNLVLRGKLEHKLKWTFKMYDKDGSGCIDKTELLEIVESIYRLKKACHGELDSECNLLSPDQVVDRIFELVDENGDGELSLDEFIDGARRDKWVMKMLQMDVNPGDWINERRRKSSGVSSEAGPLQ, encoded by the exons ATGGGTCAGCgactgagtgaggagagtgaCTCAGACCAGGAAATTGATGTTGCAGAGCTGCAGGAGTGGTATAAGAAGTTTGTGGTGGAGTGCCCAAGTGGAACACTCTATATGCACGAGTTCAAGAGCTTCTTCGGCGTTACTAATAACAAGGAGGCAGCGGATTATATTGAGAATATGTTCCGCGCCTTCGACAAGAACGGA GACAACACAATTGATTTTCTAGAGTATGTTGCAGCCCTTAACCTGGTCTTGAGGGGCAAGTTGGAACATAAACTGAAGTGGACTTTTAAAATGTACGACAAAGATGGAAGTGGCTGCATTGACAAGACAGAGCTGCTGGAGATTGTAGAG TCCATCTACCGACTAAAGAAAGCCTGTCATGGAGAACTGGATTCAGAGTGTAACCTCCTGTCCCCAGATCAAGTGGTTGACAGAATATTCGAACTGGTGGATGAAAACGGAGATG GGGAGCTGTCTCTGGATGAGTTCATTGACGGGGCCAGGAGAGACAAGTGGGTGATGAAGATGCTGCAAATGGACGTCAACCCTGGGGACTGGATCAATGAACGGAGACGTAAGAGCTCTGGAGTGAGCTCTGAAGCTGGACCTCTGCAATAA
- the oard1 gene encoding ADP-ribose glycohydrolase OARD1 isoform X1: MSTVSEEPVSSIDKYKNAEGGWRLRHVKGDLFSCREDEVLAHCISEDCRMGAGIAVKFKKQFSGVDELKKQKKVPGQCAVLKRNKRFVYYLVRCLALYTNQLKHIKPFYFVIFCGVSLLQITKEKYSHKPTYDNLRQSLEDMKSHCLQNGVTGISMPRIGCGLDRLSWDKVEEMLKQVFQPTDISITVYTLPVKPTGKPSFH, from the exons ATGTCAACTGTATCTGAAGAGCCAGTGAGCTCTATTGACAAATATAAG AATGCAGAAGGCGGCTGGAGGCTGCGTCATGTGAAGGGGGACCTGTTCTCCTGTCGTGAAGATGAGGTCCTGGCCCATTGTATCAGCGAGGACTGTCGCATGGGGGCTGGCATCGCTGTCAAATTCAAGAAACAATTTAGTGGAGTAGATGAGCTGAAGAAACAGA AGAAGGTGCCAGGGCAATGTGCTGTACTGAAAAGAAACAAGCGTTTTGTGTACTACCTGGTAAGATGCTTAGCGCTATATACCAACCAACTGAAACATATAAAGCCTTTTTATTTTGTCATcttttgtggtgtctctctcttacAGATTACAAAAGAAAAATACAGCCACAAACCTACCTATGACAACCTACGGCAGAGCCTCGAGGACATGAAGTCTCATTGCTTACAAAATGGAGTAACTGGAATATCAATGCCTCG CATCGGCTGTGGCCTTGATCGACTGAGTTGGGATAAAGTGGAGGAGATGCTTAAGCAGGTATTCCAGCCCACAGATATAAGTATCACTGTGTATACTCTCCCTGTAAAACCCACAGGGAAACCAAGTTTCCATTGA
- the oard1 gene encoding ADP-ribose glycohydrolase OARD1 isoform X3 gives MSTVSEEPVSSIDKYKNAEGGWRLRHVKGDLFSCREDEVLAHCISEDCRMGAGIAVKFKKQFSGVDELKKQKKVPGQCAVLKRNKRFVYYLITKEKYSHKPTYDNLRQSLEDMKSHCLQNGVTGISMPRIGCGLDRLSWDKVEEMLKQVFQPTDISITVYTLPVKPTGKPSFH, from the exons ATGTCAACTGTATCTGAAGAGCCAGTGAGCTCTATTGACAAATATAAG AATGCAGAAGGCGGCTGGAGGCTGCGTCATGTGAAGGGGGACCTGTTCTCCTGTCGTGAAGATGAGGTCCTGGCCCATTGTATCAGCGAGGACTGTCGCATGGGGGCTGGCATCGCTGTCAAATTCAAGAAACAATTTAGTGGAGTAGATGAGCTGAAGAAACAGA AGAAGGTGCCAGGGCAATGTGCTGTACTGAAAAGAAACAAGCGTTTTGTGTACTACCTG ATTACAAAAGAAAAATACAGCCACAAACCTACCTATGACAACCTACGGCAGAGCCTCGAGGACATGAAGTCTCATTGCTTACAAAATGGAGTAACTGGAATATCAATGCCTCG CATCGGCTGTGGCCTTGATCGACTGAGTTGGGATAAAGTGGAGGAGATGCTTAAGCAGGTATTCCAGCCCACAGATATAAGTATCACTGTGTATACTCTCCCTGTAAAACCCACAGGGAAACCAAGTTTCCATTGA
- the oard1 gene encoding ADP-ribose glycohydrolase OARD1 isoform X2 — protein sequence MLPSLGQNAEGGWRLRHVKGDLFSCREDEVLAHCISEDCRMGAGIAVKFKKQFSGVDELKKQKKVPGQCAVLKRNKRFVYYLVRCLALYTNQLKHIKPFYFVIFCGVSLLQITKEKYSHKPTYDNLRQSLEDMKSHCLQNGVTGISMPRIGCGLDRLSWDKVEEMLKQVFQPTDISITVYTLPVKPTGKPSFH from the exons ATGCTACCCTCTCTTGGCCAGAATGCAGAAGGCGGCTGGAGGCTGCGTCATGTGAAGGGGGACCTGTTCTCCTGTCGTGAAGATGAGGTCCTGGCCCATTGTATCAGCGAGGACTGTCGCATGGGGGCTGGCATCGCTGTCAAATTCAAGAAACAATTTAGTGGAGTAGATGAGCTGAAGAAACAGA AGAAGGTGCCAGGGCAATGTGCTGTACTGAAAAGAAACAAGCGTTTTGTGTACTACCTGGTAAGATGCTTAGCGCTATATACCAACCAACTGAAACATATAAAGCCTTTTTATTTTGTCATcttttgtggtgtctctctcttacAGATTACAAAAGAAAAATACAGCCACAAACCTACCTATGACAACCTACGGCAGAGCCTCGAGGACATGAAGTCTCATTGCTTACAAAATGGAGTAACTGGAATATCAATGCCTCG CATCGGCTGTGGCCTTGATCGACTGAGTTGGGATAAAGTGGAGGAGATGCTTAAGCAGGTATTCCAGCCCACAGATATAAGTATCACTGTGTATACTCTCCCTGTAAAACCCACAGGGAAACCAAGTTTCCATTGA